One stretch of Alcaligenes aquatilis DNA includes these proteins:
- the nadA gene encoding quinolinate synthase NadA, which yields MIQRYPIDVCQPDSQDALSRQITWHDVPPKLSVQSDKAALKQALAKQLKEQDAVLVAHYYTDPDIQDLALETGGCVGDSLEMARFGQEHTASTVLVAGVGFMAESAKILSPEKRVLAVHDEATCSLDLGCAPEDFKQFCAVHPDREVVVYANTSAAVKAQADWVVTSSIALDIVRHLHAQGKKILWAPDRHLGSYIQKQTGADMLLWQGSCLVHDEFKADGLKAVMSEHPDAQVLVHPESPASVVALADVVGSTTQLLRAAINHSADTFIVATDQGILHAMRQQAPGKTFLAAPTAGESATCKSCAYCPWMALNSLEALRQRLSQPGPGIQVAPDLREGARRSLQRMMDFAAAQQSNLRVSADLAEHSQQFQHVGAA from the coding sequence ATGATACAGCGCTATCCCATTGATGTCTGCCAGCCGGACTCTCAGGATGCTTTGAGTCGTCAAATCACCTGGCACGACGTCCCTCCCAAACTCAGCGTGCAAAGCGATAAAGCCGCGCTGAAGCAAGCCTTGGCCAAGCAGTTGAAGGAGCAAGACGCCGTGCTGGTCGCCCACTATTACACGGACCCCGATATTCAGGATCTGGCCTTGGAGACTGGCGGCTGCGTGGGTGACTCCCTGGAGATGGCGCGCTTTGGGCAGGAGCATACGGCCAGCACGGTGTTGGTGGCCGGCGTGGGCTTCATGGCCGAATCGGCCAAGATTTTGAGTCCTGAAAAACGCGTGCTGGCTGTACATGACGAGGCGACGTGCTCGCTGGATCTGGGTTGCGCCCCCGAGGATTTCAAGCAATTTTGTGCTGTGCATCCAGACCGGGAAGTGGTGGTGTATGCCAATACCAGCGCAGCCGTCAAAGCACAGGCGGATTGGGTTGTGACGTCCTCCATCGCCCTGGACATCGTGCGGCATTTACACGCACAAGGGAAAAAGATTCTGTGGGCACCGGATCGTCATTTGGGCTCCTATATCCAAAAACAAACCGGCGCAGATATGCTGCTCTGGCAAGGCTCCTGCCTGGTGCATGACGAATTCAAGGCCGATGGTTTGAAGGCTGTGATGAGTGAGCACCCTGATGCCCAGGTTCTGGTTCATCCCGAATCACCCGCTTCTGTTGTTGCGCTGGCGGATGTGGTTGGCTCGACAACGCAGCTACTGCGCGCTGCCATCAATCATTCTGCCGACACTTTTATCGTCGCCACCGATCAAGGAATCTTGCATGCCATGCGCCAGCAGGCGCCGGGCAAAACCTTTCTGGCAGCACCAACTGCGGGCGAGAGTGCCACCTGCAAAAGCTGTGCCTATTGCCCCTGGATGGCGTTGAACAGTCTGGAGGCTTTGCGTCAACGTCTCAGTCAACCAGGCCCTGGTATTCAAGTGGCCCCGGATTTACGTGAGGGCGCACGACGCTCCTTGCAACGCATGATGGATTTTGCGGCTGCTCAGCAAAGCAATTTACGCGTCAGTGCGGACTTGGCCGAGCACAGCCAGCAATTCCAACATGTAGGAGCCGCTTAA
- a CDS encoding RidA family protein: MTKSALNPPTVFNSLQYGFSQGLVVTGQRRVMLSGQVGVDAQEQTVSGGMREQTEAALDNIERVLAEAGGTIDQVIMLRIFIREDASSPQEQDAIAAALLKRFPVNPPPSSWILIHGLARSEWLIEIEAEAMLD; encoded by the coding sequence ATGACTAAAAGCGCCCTTAATCCCCCCACTGTATTCAATTCTTTGCAATACGGTTTCAGCCAAGGTCTGGTTGTTACCGGCCAACGCCGTGTCATGTTGTCCGGACAAGTGGGTGTCGACGCCCAAGAGCAAACCGTCAGCGGTGGTATGCGCGAACAAACCGAAGCGGCACTGGACAATATAGAACGGGTTCTGGCCGAAGCAGGCGGCACAATCGACCAAGTCATTATGTTGCGAATTTTCATTCGGGAAGATGCCAGCTCGCCCCAAGAGCAAGATGCTATTGCAGCCGCATTGCTCAAACGCTTCCCGGTCAATCCCCCTCCTTCATCCTGGATTCTGATTCATGGTCTGGCCCGGTCGGAATGGTTGATCGAGATTGAAGCAGAAGCCATGCTGGATTAA
- the trhA gene encoding PAQR family membrane homeostasis protein TrhA, which produces MYHGERFNAWTHLIGAVLAVGGVSWLLVMASLTGDPWRITSTAIYGATLILLYLISTLYHCFKGRAKNVFRKMDHFSIYLLIAGSYTPFCLVTLRGPWGWSLFGVVWGLAVIGIVQDIRPRTPARVLSLVIYAVMGWIVLLALGPLASNLGSQGFSWLAAGGAIYTAGIVFFVFDERFRHWHGIWHLFVLAGSAAHFFAISQYVVT; this is translated from the coding sequence ATGTATCACGGTGAACGATTCAACGCCTGGACACACCTGATCGGTGCTGTCCTGGCTGTGGGCGGCGTATCCTGGTTGCTTGTCATGGCCAGTTTGACTGGCGATCCCTGGCGCATCACCAGCACGGCCATCTATGGCGCCACGCTTATCCTGCTTTACCTGATCTCCACCCTGTACCACTGCTTCAAGGGACGAGCCAAAAACGTATTCCGGAAGATGGATCATTTTTCCATCTACTTGCTGATTGCTGGCAGCTATACACCCTTTTGCCTAGTAACGCTGCGAGGGCCTTGGGGATGGAGTCTGTTTGGTGTGGTCTGGGGCTTGGCAGTCATTGGCATTGTTCAAGATATCCGCCCCCGTACGCCCGCGCGCGTATTGTCGCTGGTGATTTATGCCGTTATGGGATGGATTGTATTATTGGCGTTAGGGCCGTTGGCTTCCAATTTGGGCTCGCAGGGCTTTTCCTGGTTGGCAGCAGGTGGCGCAATTTATACCGCTGGAATTGTTTTCTTTGTGTTTGACGAACGTTTTCGTCATTGGCACGGTATCTGGCATCTATTCGTGCTGGCTGGCAGCGCAGCGCATTTTTTTGCGATCTCCCAGTATGTCGTGACGTAA
- a CDS encoding Lrp/AsnC family transcriptional regulator: protein MNMVTSSKGKPLLPTLDDTDLACLIALQADPRASWRELGAAADIAERTVGRRIKRLLETGALRVIAETDPLATGKGVVLHAWMRCHAGQVPHVADTLAQMENCQLVVTLAGSADLMAELTLADEADMPELVTRILPCMPGVEHVDARLVLRSFRRAGQWRIQADPAGITDTSSAHTPLALNEAEQRIANWLKRDGRASLAELAEQAGVSEPTAQRLLQHLVERKALSFRVEVEPALVGFPVEAVVSVQVRPQAVNTLAAHLAQDPNTRCLFGTSGPSQLFWHILCRDSLQLWDVVTRRLGEIEGVLNSNVAIVMQAHKRCGIVRGQESAQEE, encoded by the coding sequence ATGAATATGGTCACGTCAAGCAAGGGTAAACCCTTGCTGCCCACGCTCGATGACACCGATCTGGCCTGCTTGATTGCCTTGCAGGCAGATCCACGGGCCTCCTGGCGGGAGCTGGGCGCAGCCGCAGACATTGCCGAACGTACCGTGGGCAGGCGAATCAAACGTCTGTTGGAAACGGGTGCATTACGCGTGATTGCAGAAACCGACCCGCTGGCAACAGGCAAGGGGGTCGTACTGCATGCCTGGATGCGTTGCCACGCCGGTCAGGTCCCTCACGTGGCTGACACACTGGCCCAAATGGAGAACTGCCAATTGGTTGTCACCTTGGCCGGCTCAGCAGACCTGATGGCTGAACTGACTCTGGCCGATGAAGCAGACATGCCCGAACTGGTGACCCGCATTCTGCCCTGCATGCCAGGAGTCGAGCACGTCGATGCACGCCTGGTCCTACGGTCTTTTCGCCGCGCAGGTCAATGGCGCATACAGGCCGACCCAGCCGGCATTACCGATACAAGCTCCGCACACACCCCCCTTGCGCTCAACGAGGCTGAACAGCGAATCGCAAACTGGCTAAAAAGAGATGGACGGGCCAGCCTGGCCGAACTGGCGGAGCAGGCGGGCGTGAGCGAACCTACTGCCCAGCGACTGTTGCAGCATTTGGTGGAGCGCAAGGCGCTGTCGTTCAGGGTTGAAGTGGAGCCCGCTTTGGTGGGATTCCCAGTTGAAGCGGTGGTATCCGTGCAAGTACGCCCTCAAGCCGTCAATACCTTGGCGGCGCACCTGGCGCAAGATCCCAATACCCGTTGCCTGTTCGGTACCAGTGGCCCCTCACAGCTTTTCTGGCACATTTTGTGCCGAGATAGCCTGCAGCTCTGGGATGTGGTGACACGTCGGCTGGGGGAAATAGAAGGCGTACTCAACAGCAACGTTGCAATCGTCATGCAAGCTCATAAACGCTGCGGTATCGTGCGCGGCCAGGAGTCGGCACAGGAGGAATAG
- a CDS encoding NADP(H)-dependent aldo-keto reductase produces the protein MKYRKLGNTDLDVSLIGLGTMTYGEQNSEADAHAQLDLALELGVNLVDTAEMYPVPPMAATQGLTEQYIGTWLAKTGRRKDIVLASKIAGPQRDPKRPGHIRNGGTSLDRKNLEQALHDSLRRLQTDYLDLYQLHWPDRSTVTFGQRSYPWKEEDTIPIEETLSVLDEFVRQGKVRHIGVSNETPWGVSRFLELSRSRSLPLIATIQNPYNLLNRVFEEGLSEFCRYEGLGLLAYSPLAMGVLTGKYDNGARPEKGRLTLYNRFTRYDAPRAREAALAYNELAREYGLTPTQLALAWVNQQAFTSSNLIGATTLEQLRENIASADVQLNDELIAKINAIHHHTPNPAP, from the coding sequence ATGAAATACCGCAAGCTGGGCAATACAGACCTGGACGTCAGCCTGATTGGTTTGGGCACCATGACGTACGGGGAACAGAACAGCGAGGCCGATGCGCACGCTCAACTGGATCTTGCCCTGGAACTGGGTGTGAATCTGGTGGATACCGCCGAGATGTACCCTGTTCCCCCCATGGCGGCCACGCAAGGTTTGACCGAGCAATATATCGGCACCTGGCTGGCTAAAACCGGCCGCCGCAAGGACATTGTTCTGGCCAGCAAAATTGCCGGTCCCCAACGTGACCCCAAGCGCCCTGGTCATATCCGCAATGGCGGCACCAGCCTGGATCGCAAGAATCTGGAGCAAGCCCTGCATGACAGCCTGCGTCGGCTGCAAACAGACTATCTGGACCTGTATCAATTGCACTGGCCAGATCGCAGTACGGTGACGTTTGGACAGCGTAGCTACCCGTGGAAAGAAGAAGACACCATCCCTATCGAAGAGACCCTCTCGGTACTGGACGAGTTTGTGCGTCAAGGCAAGGTGCGTCACATCGGTGTGTCCAATGAAACGCCTTGGGGTGTCTCACGCTTTCTGGAGTTGTCTCGCTCGCGCTCCCTGCCTTTGATTGCCACCATCCAGAACCCCTACAACTTGCTGAACCGCGTGTTTGAAGAAGGTCTGTCCGAATTTTGCCGTTATGAAGGTCTAGGTCTGCTGGCGTATTCGCCATTGGCGATGGGAGTGTTGACGGGTAAATATGACAACGGCGCTCGCCCCGAAAAAGGACGTTTGACCTTGTACAACCGCTTTACCCGCTACGATGCACCGCGTGCCCGTGAAGCCGCGCTGGCCTACAACGAGCTGGCTCGCGAATACGGTTTGACGCCCACTCAATTGGCCCTGGCCTGGGTGAATCAGCAAGCCTTTACCAGCAGCAATCTGATCGGTGCGACCACACTGGAACAACTGCGCGAGAACATCGCCAGTGCGGATGTTCAACTGAACGATGAGCTGATCGCCAAGATCAACGCGATTCATCACCACACACCGAATCCCGCGCCTTAA
- a CDS encoding GNAT family acetyltransferase, protein MKIRPYQTQDELAVVALWENCGLIRPWNDPYKDIARKLTEQPELFLVGTETDKVIATAMIGFDGHRGWVYYLAVDPEFRQRSYGKALMREAERLLIARGCPKVNLLIRSTNKQVIDFYLSLGYVQDDVISLGRRIIEDLPSQEG, encoded by the coding sequence ATGAAAATACGACCATATCAAACGCAGGACGAGCTGGCCGTTGTTGCGCTATGGGAAAACTGTGGCTTGATCAGGCCTTGGAATGATCCTTATAAAGATATTGCCCGTAAGCTGACCGAGCAGCCAGAGCTTTTCCTTGTAGGGACAGAGACAGACAAAGTTATTGCAACCGCCATGATTGGTTTTGACGGTCATCGGGGCTGGGTGTATTACTTGGCCGTGGATCCTGAGTTCCGTCAGAGGTCTTACGGTAAGGCTCTTATGCGTGAGGCCGAGCGCTTGCTAATAGCGCGGGGCTGCCCAAAAGTGAATTTGTTGATACGTAGCACCAATAAGCAGGTCATTGATTTCTATTTGAGCTTGGGCTATGTGCAAGACGATGTGATTAGTCTTGGCCGTAGGATAATTGAAGACTTGCCTTCGCAAGAGGGGTAG
- a CDS encoding YegP family protein, protein MKFVLYKDKGGEWRWRFKAANGNIICVSSEGYTSKQSAQNSIESVKKGIPDAPVVEE, encoded by the coding sequence ATGAAATTTGTGCTTTATAAAGACAAAGGCGGTGAATGGCGGTGGCGATTCAAGGCGGCAAATGGAAATATTATTTGTGTCAGTTCGGAAGGCTATACCAGCAAGCAGAGCGCACAAAACAGCATTGAGTCTGTGAAGAAAGGGATACCCGATGCTCCAGTGGTCGAGGAGTAG
- a CDS encoding YkgJ family cysteine cluster protein — protein MLYTPPNDEIFDENPCLSCGVCCSHFRVSFYSGELSGETGGTVPVELTTQVGPLRACMKGTEQGEGRCIALRGTLGQPGIHCAIYPDRPTPCRDYQIWELDGSPNVDCQRLRSKHGLPLLPSRPLPAPPALPEHDEAA, from the coding sequence GTGCTTTATACGCCTCCCAATGACGAGATTTTTGATGAAAACCCCTGTTTAAGCTGCGGCGTGTGCTGTTCACATTTTCGGGTCTCTTTTTACAGCGGTGAACTAAGCGGCGAGACGGGCGGTACGGTGCCGGTCGAGTTAACCACCCAGGTTGGCCCATTACGCGCCTGCATGAAGGGAACCGAGCAAGGTGAAGGTCGTTGTATCGCCTTGCGCGGAACGTTGGGCCAGCCCGGGATTCATTGCGCTATTTATCCGGATCGCCCCACCCCCTGTCGTGACTACCAGATCTGGGAGCTGGATGGCAGCCCCAATGTGGATTGCCAGCGTTTGCGCAGCAAGCACGGCCTACCTTTGCTGCCTAGTCGTCCTTTGCCTGCTCCACCTGCTTTGCCGGAGCATGATGAGGCGGCCTGA
- a CDS encoding GFA family protein, whose protein sequence is MSTYLKEAHMENDKSMIHGKCLCGAVSIRVQQDKPSVSACHCGICRHWSGGPFLSLESHGTPVVEGEEHVRSYASSEWAERSFCDVCGTHLFYKLKAGGFHAISAGLFKDSGSWPFELQVFIDDKPGNYAFANKTREMTGEDVIKLFS, encoded by the coding sequence GTGTCTACCTACCTAAAAGAGGCGCATATGGAAAACGACAAATCCATGATTCACGGCAAATGCCTGTGCGGTGCCGTTTCAATTCGTGTTCAGCAAGACAAGCCTTCGGTCAGTGCGTGCCATTGTGGCATCTGTCGCCATTGGTCCGGTGGTCCGTTCCTGTCGCTGGAGTCCCATGGAACCCCCGTGGTCGAAGGTGAGGAGCACGTGCGTTCCTATGCCTCCTCAGAGTGGGCGGAGCGCAGTTTTTGTGATGTGTGCGGTACCCATTTGTTTTACAAGCTCAAAGCAGGGGGCTTTCATGCTATCTCTGCTGGTCTGTTCAAGGATAGTGGGAGCTGGCCGTTTGAGCTGCAGGTCTTTATTGATGACAAACCTGGTAACTACGCATTTGCTAATAAAACGCGGGAGATGACGGGCGAAGACGTGATCAAGTTGTTTTCCTGA
- a CDS encoding exodeoxyribonuclease VII large subunit yields the protein MMVEVAKRELKGWSDKGLLIRVYGVLMNLEAQRAYSKSRGWNTVYGVVLDAEGPLAINASREVFEGCDDGDMVEIVGYPTIKVIRGELKVQLDVLHLRHPESEDDQNRRKVVQSNLAALKALKPVRNVFPLQSRLSVDVIYSGASAAQVDEDFYNGLGEAAGRCQIRPVPIRITSASEVAEAIRSSHADILIIIRGGGEDVDFAVFNNAEVLSALSEAKAYRVTGIGHSGNSTLADLIADFSAAVPAQAGSHIREQLCQVNKLLGEYEGLVKKQMSEIIELSEEVESVSNGSRAEINRLHEIIKIKSSHTKNIKTLWAVIAILLLILIIK from the coding sequence ATGATGGTGGAAGTGGCCAAGCGAGAGTTAAAGGGATGGTCAGATAAAGGACTGTTAATTCGCGTGTATGGGGTGCTTATGAATTTGGAGGCCCAGCGCGCATATTCTAAATCTCGCGGCTGGAACACTGTGTATGGTGTTGTTCTTGATGCTGAAGGGCCGTTAGCTATTAACGCTTCTAGAGAAGTATTTGAAGGCTGTGATGATGGAGACATGGTTGAGATAGTTGGCTATCCCACTATTAAGGTTATTCGTGGAGAACTGAAGGTGCAATTAGACGTGTTGCATTTGCGGCATCCGGAGAGCGAGGATGATCAAAATAGGCGAAAAGTAGTTCAATCAAACCTAGCTGCGCTCAAAGCGCTCAAACCAGTACGAAATGTCTTTCCATTGCAGTCTAGATTAAGCGTTGATGTTATTTATTCCGGGGCTAGCGCGGCTCAGGTGGATGAAGACTTCTACAACGGTCTTGGGGAGGCGGCAGGTAGATGCCAGATTAGGCCTGTCCCTATTCGGATTACGTCGGCTTCGGAAGTGGCTGAAGCGATACGATCTAGCCACGCGGATATCTTGATTATTATTCGAGGAGGTGGTGAAGACGTTGATTTTGCTGTGTTTAATAATGCAGAGGTCTTGAGCGCATTATCGGAGGCGAAAGCTTATCGCGTGACGGGTATCGGTCACAGCGGGAATAGCACCTTGGCCGATCTAATTGCAGATTTCTCAGCCGCTGTGCCAGCGCAAGCAGGAAGCCATATTCGGGAGCAGTTATGCCAAGTGAATAAATTGCTAGGAGAATATGAGGGTCTGGTGAAAAAACAAATGTCTGAAATAATAGAGCTATCTGAGGAAGTTGAGAGTGTAAGTAATGGTTCTCGTGCGGAAATTAATCGATTGCATGAAATCATTAAAATAAAATCGTCTCACACTAAAAATATAAAAACTTTATGGGCAGTGATAGCTATTTTATTGCTTATTTTGATAATTAAATAA
- a CDS encoding MFS transporter produces MSSPSHRPSAPPGLDPAPVSRVRTIVAGSVGNAVEWFDWTIYASFAIFFSSQFFPDGNETTALLASFGIFAVGFFMRPIGGWLLGIFSDRYGRKAALGLTILMMAGGSLIIAVTPTYAAIGLAAPLLLTLARLLQGLSLGGEYASATTFLTEMAPPHRRGFYSSFVFFSAAVGILAASAVGWVLTTCLSRAEMAEWGWRIPFLLGALGGVAGLWIRRSIPETEAFSESKKAGVEKQPLRTLLREYPVEVLRIIGFSILTTFAFYIFVAYVPTYAIRHVQADPKVAFAANTVALIVFMVVQPLFGALSDRIGRKPQLIVFAAGYLFFFYPLMSTLGPSFGSILTVELFGLVLYAMYTSIGPAIMSEQFPTSVRAVGIGAPYNLMVALLGGTTPYLLTWLQSNGLERWFFYYVLAGAVITLITFIRMPETVGKKLR; encoded by the coding sequence ATGAGCTCTCCCTCTCATCGTCCGAGCGCCCCGCCTGGCCTCGACCCTGCCCCGGTCTCGCGCGTTCGTACCATTGTGGCTGGCAGTGTAGGCAACGCAGTTGAATGGTTTGATTGGACCATTTACGCTTCCTTCGCTATCTTTTTCTCCAGCCAGTTCTTTCCCGACGGCAATGAGACCACGGCGTTGCTGGCCAGCTTCGGCATTTTTGCAGTGGGCTTTTTCATGCGTCCCATCGGTGGCTGGTTGCTTGGCATTTTCTCCGATCGCTACGGACGCAAGGCCGCTTTAGGGCTGACTATCCTGATGATGGCCGGAGGGTCGCTTATTATCGCAGTAACCCCGACCTATGCTGCAATAGGTTTGGCGGCGCCTCTTTTGTTGACGCTGGCCCGCTTGCTGCAGGGCTTGTCCCTGGGAGGGGAGTATGCCTCGGCTACCACGTTCTTGACCGAGATGGCGCCCCCTCATCGGCGCGGTTTTTATTCCAGTTTCGTGTTCTTCAGTGCGGCAGTCGGTATTTTGGCGGCCTCGGCTGTGGGCTGGGTGCTCACGACCTGCTTGAGCCGGGCGGAGATGGCCGAGTGGGGCTGGCGTATTCCGTTTCTGCTGGGAGCATTGGGCGGTGTGGCTGGCCTTTGGATTCGGCGCTCGATTCCCGAGACTGAGGCTTTTTCTGAAAGCAAAAAAGCGGGTGTAGAAAAGCAGCCTTTGCGTACCTTGTTGCGTGAGTATCCTGTGGAAGTGCTGCGCATTATCGGTTTTTCCATTCTGACAACCTTCGCGTTCTATATCTTTGTCGCTTACGTGCCGACCTACGCCATCCGCCATGTGCAGGCCGATCCCAAGGTGGCCTTTGCCGCCAATACGGTGGCGTTGATTGTGTTCATGGTGGTGCAGCCCTTGTTTGGCGCTTTGTCCGATCGTATCGGACGCAAACCGCAGTTGATCGTGTTTGCCGCCGGGTATTTGTTCTTCTTTTATCCGCTCATGAGCACATTGGGGCCGTCTTTCGGTTCCATCCTGACGGTAGAGCTGTTTGGCTTGGTGCTGTACGCCATGTATACCTCGATTGGCCCTGCCATTATGTCTGAGCAGTTTCCAACCAGCGTACGTGCGGTTGGTATCGGGGCGCCCTATAACCTGATGGTGGCGTTGCTGGGGGGGACCACTCCTTATTTGCTGACCTGGTTGCAAAGCAATGGCTTGGAACGCTGGTTCTTTTACTATGTGCTGGCTGGTGCGGTCATTACCTTGATCACGTTCATCCGTATGCCCGAGACAGTTGGAAAAAAACTGCGCTGA
- a CDS encoding amidase — translation MLKQDVALHFRDALQIGLEIRQGRLSARQVATYFLDRIERAAGLNAFSVITAERALAQADAADRLLAAGIVLGPFHGVPVAVKDSVQWEGTEATLGSQSRVGKISTETATVLRSLMAQGMVVLGKTKMTEFAFGLSGQNLTQGTARNPWDAAVARAPGGSSSGSGVAVAAGLVPIALGGDTGGSVRAPATLNGLVGYKPSSGMISGAGSLPLSETLDVLGPIARSVADARQLAAVLAGPDIADPSTLVLPAACVAALRAPAAPIHSPIAVLDAQAWPATLDSATQLNWQGTLDRLQAAGLEVQTWTPPPALSFARMAEDNSTVLAYEAYRYYGELAADSRQALWSVVRDRILAGGMIDSASYEAALQRRRTDMQVFAQAMQGSAALLMPACDQVAQALDPEDVRHAGLGKLLRPGNFLGAAAISLPTGLDEQGLPTGIQLMTPRGHDAALLDCAHLVEQALGRLSRHPDLAHWGL, via the coding sequence ATGTTGAAACAAGATGTCGCCCTTCATTTTCGAGATGCTCTTCAGATCGGTCTCGAGATTCGACAGGGCCGATTAAGTGCCCGGCAAGTTGCCACCTATTTTCTGGACCGTATCGAGCGTGCTGCCGGACTTAATGCCTTTAGTGTGATCACGGCCGAGCGGGCCTTGGCTCAAGCAGACGCGGCTGACCGTCTACTGGCTGCTGGCATCGTGCTGGGGCCTTTTCATGGCGTGCCCGTTGCGGTCAAAGACAGTGTTCAATGGGAAGGAACCGAGGCGACCCTGGGCTCTCAAAGCCGTGTCGGCAAGATCAGCACGGAGACGGCGACTGTACTGCGTTCGCTGATGGCGCAAGGCATGGTGGTGCTGGGCAAAACCAAAATGACCGAGTTCGCCTTCGGCTTGTCCGGGCAAAACCTGACTCAGGGTACGGCACGCAATCCGTGGGATGCTGCGGTAGCCCGCGCTCCGGGTGGCTCGTCCAGCGGGAGTGGGGTGGCGGTAGCGGCCGGTTTGGTGCCCATCGCCCTGGGGGGGGATACCGGTGGCTCAGTGCGTGCGCCAGCCACACTGAACGGCCTTGTCGGTTATAAGCCCTCGAGCGGAATGATCAGTGGCGCAGGCAGCTTGCCCTTGTCTGAGACCCTGGATGTGCTGGGGCCGATTGCCCGCAGTGTGGCCGATGCCCGCCAACTGGCGGCGGTATTGGCGGGGCCGGACATTGCCGACCCATCGACTTTGGTTTTGCCTGCCGCTTGTGTGGCTGCCCTGCGAGCACCTGCGGCACCGATACACAGCCCCATCGCTGTGCTCGATGCCCAGGCCTGGCCCGCTACCTTGGACAGCGCGACACAATTGAATTGGCAGGGCACGCTGGATCGTCTGCAAGCGGCGGGCCTGGAAGTGCAGACGTGGACGCCACCCCCTGCTTTATCTTTTGCTCGGATGGCAGAGGATAATTCAACGGTGCTCGCGTATGAAGCCTATCGTTATTACGGCGAGCTCGCTGCTGATTCTCGGCAAGCCTTGTGGTCGGTGGTGCGGGACCGTATTTTGGCAGGTGGGATGATTGATAGCGCATCTTATGAAGCCGCTTTGCAAAGACGAAGGACTGATATGCAGGTTTTTGCACAGGCGATGCAAGGTTCGGCTGCCTTGTTGATGCCCGCCTGCGATCAGGTGGCCCAAGCGCTGGACCCCGAGGATGTACGGCATGCCGGATTGGGTAAGTTACTGCGTCCTGGCAATTTCCTGGGAGCGGCGGCCATTTCTCTGCCTACCGGGTTGGATGAGCAGGGCTTGCCCACAGGCATTCAATTAATGACCCCGCGAGGGCATGATGCAGCCTTGCTCGATTGTGCGCACCTTGTTGAACAGGCGCTTGGCCGACTTTCTCGTCATCCGGACCTGGCGCACTGGGGGCTATAA
- a CDS encoding lipocalin family protein — MMKRMLILSLPALLVACASSQADLATQENVDLNKYMGTWFEQARLPNSFQRECIGDVQANYVMAADKTITVTNRCQAKDGEVKEAIGQGRLSRSVEPADPAILEVRFAPKWLSWFPMVWGDYWIMKLEGDYQYSLVGTPDRKYLWVLSREKQADPQVVNELLDYAAAQGFAVQKVVPTNK, encoded by the coding sequence ATGATGAAAAGAATGCTTATTTTATCGCTGCCTGCACTATTGGTCGCTTGCGCCTCTTCTCAAGCTGATCTGGCAACTCAGGAAAATGTGGATCTGAACAAATACATGGGTACCTGGTTCGAGCAGGCGCGTTTGCCCAATAGTTTTCAGCGTGAGTGCATCGGTGATGTGCAAGCTAATTACGTGATGGCAGCCGATAAGACGATTACGGTCACCAATCGTTGTCAGGCTAAGGACGGTGAAGTGAAGGAAGCTATCGGGCAGGGGCGTTTGTCCCGTAGTGTGGAGCCGGCTGATCCGGCGATATTGGAAGTGCGCTTTGCGCCGAAATGGCTATCCTGGTTCCCCATGGTGTGGGGCGACTATTGGATCATGAAGCTGGAAGGGGACTATCAATATTCTTTAGTCGGGACACCGGACAGGAAATATCTCTGGGTGTTATCCAGGGAAAAACAGGCTGATCCACAGGTCGTGAACGAATTGCTGGATTACGCAGCCGCGCAAGGCTTCGCAGTGCAAAAGGTAGTACCGACCAACAAGTAG